The Fimbriimonas ginsengisoli Gsoil 348 genome window below encodes:
- a CDS encoding TolC family protein: MRLVISLALLLSALGRAQAAPLTAGEAVAMAFRNRNSVRAAEFRVRQAIASRSALGAPLPTRLEFGAGSLPDVSGGEDLLLAQPLDIFGRSSAGRASGNAALAAARAALRQTKLDLQGEVLTAFAEAQSAQALVQTGQSIFDIADKVYAATKRRADQGDLPPAQLLRADLDRERARQTIEVRRRSLAAAVIRLAGSLGVAASSLDILDSAPVPLPTAATGIETRPDLQQLQSDVANARAEIRQGRLTGLPDVELQFRRSPWSTPEQYGARLQVVMPLWDWGASRNRVRAAQQGERAAKALLADRQAIAQSEIASAQADYDAATATLASFERLAADARTLLEKEQRGFDLGASTLLDVLDATRALRDIEEGVVNARLSLAQAATRLMTTTGTIVGETK, encoded by the coding sequence ATGCGGTTAGTCATCTCTCTTGCATTGCTACTGTCCGCACTAGGTCGCGCCCAGGCCGCGCCGCTGACGGCGGGCGAGGCAGTGGCGATGGCGTTTCGCAACCGAAACTCTGTCCGCGCCGCCGAATTCCGGGTGCGGCAGGCTATTGCGAGCCGGTCCGCCCTCGGCGCGCCCCTGCCAACCCGACTAGAATTCGGCGCCGGCTCCCTACCGGACGTGAGCGGCGGAGAGGATTTGCTGCTTGCCCAGCCGCTCGATATCTTCGGCCGCTCTTCCGCCGGCCGCGCCTCCGGCAACGCCGCCCTTGCCGCCGCTCGGGCCGCGCTCCGCCAAACGAAGCTCGACCTGCAGGGCGAAGTGCTCACGGCGTTCGCCGAAGCGCAATCGGCCCAGGCGCTCGTCCAAACCGGCCAATCGATCTTCGACATCGCCGACAAGGTCTACGCCGCGACGAAGCGACGAGCCGACCAGGGCGACTTACCCCCCGCTCAACTTCTGCGCGCCGACCTGGACCGCGAGCGGGCCAGGCAAACGATCGAAGTGCGCCGCCGTTCCCTTGCCGCCGCGGTGATTCGTCTCGCCGGCTCGCTCGGTGTAGCCGCTTCCTCTCTAGATATCCTCGATTCGGCCCCCGTGCCCCTCCCAACCGCTGCAACCGGCATCGAGACGCGGCCCGACCTACAGCAGCTCCAATCCGATGTCGCCAATGCTCGGGCCGAAATAAGGCAAGGCCGCCTCACCGGCTTACCAGACGTGGAGCTCCAGTTTCGCCGCTCCCCTTGGTCGACCCCGGAACAGTACGGCGCCCGGCTCCAGGTGGTCATGCCCTTATGGGATTGGGGCGCCAGCCGAAACCGTGTCCGCGCCGCCCAACAGGGGGAGCGCGCCGCTAAGGCCCTTCTCGCCGATCGCCAAGCGATCGCCCAATCCGAAATCGCCTCCGCTCAGGCCGATTACGACGCCGCAACCGCTACCCTTGCCTCGTTCGAGCGGCTCGCCGCCGACGCTCGAACTCTGTTAGAGAAGGAACAGCGGGGCTTCGATCTCGGTGCAAGCACCTTGCTCGACGTCCTCGACGCCACAAGAGCGCTACGCGACATCGAAGAAGGCGTGGTCAACGCCCGCCTCAGCCTGGCCCAAGCGGCAACCCGGCTCATGACGACGACAGGAACCATCGTGGGAGAAACAAAGTGA
- a CDS encoding efflux RND transporter periplasmic adaptor subunit produces the protein MKVAALIWIAGIACLAGCKPSAVEEAGEKPAEAAPVAVETVKAIRRSMRTTLEVTGTFNPSQGGSAKLTSAAPGRIATVNVKEGDHVRAGEVLATIESKVQQSQQAAAQAGSLAAAQQADEARLTYQASAADHAAAVRTAEQSLQTAKVERDSAVTQANFDYQTALADLRRIRSGARPQELAQAHQATVQAEVTRDRARRELQRDQALSAEGFIARRQLEDAQAAAATAESALAAAQANESLIREGARPEELRAAELKAAAARQAVENARKVGAQRVAQAETALNQARQAVLGVEAKARDATALSSLARQKAAETAAAAATSALAQIRAPYDGQIVHRLLNPGDFADSTTPILEIAGSSGSVDFVASLPAADAASVRPGMEAEIELANGKFAAGRVVSVSPADPQTGLAGARIATSAHAVPGSFGQARIVLGRNPNAIAVPKETLLDRDGQTVVFLANGDTAKMAPVVTGAKDAGFIEVKSGVKAGDTLVRLGQYELSDGAKIKVAEPAKSEPQEKP, from the coding sequence GTGAAGGTCGCAGCCCTGATATGGATCGCCGGAATCGCATGTCTCGCCGGCTGTAAGCCGTCCGCCGTCGAAGAAGCCGGGGAGAAGCCCGCCGAAGCCGCCCCCGTAGCCGTCGAGACCGTCAAGGCCATCCGCCGCTCCATGCGGACCACGCTCGAGGTAACCGGAACGTTCAACCCGTCACAGGGCGGCTCCGCCAAGCTAACCTCCGCCGCCCCCGGCCGCATCGCGACGGTCAATGTCAAAGAAGGCGACCATGTCCGCGCCGGCGAGGTCCTGGCGACGATTGAAAGCAAGGTCCAGCAGTCCCAGCAAGCCGCCGCTCAAGCCGGCTCCCTGGCCGCCGCGCAACAAGCCGACGAAGCCCGCCTCACCTACCAAGCCTCGGCGGCGGACCACGCCGCCGCCGTCCGCACCGCCGAACAGTCGCTGCAAACCGCCAAGGTCGAGCGCGACAGCGCGGTCACCCAGGCGAACTTCGACTACCAAACCGCCCTCGCCGACCTGCGCCGCATCCGCTCCGGCGCGCGCCCCCAAGAGCTCGCCCAAGCTCATCAAGCGACCGTCCAAGCCGAAGTCACCCGCGATCGCGCAAGGCGAGAGCTGCAGCGCGACCAAGCTCTCTCCGCCGAAGGTTTCATCGCCCGCCGGCAGCTAGAAGACGCGCAAGCCGCCGCCGCCACCGCCGAATCCGCCCTTGCCGCGGCCCAGGCGAACGAAAGCCTCATACGCGAAGGAGCCCGCCCCGAAGAGCTCCGCGCCGCCGAGCTAAAAGCCGCCGCCGCCCGTCAAGCCGTAGAAAACGCCCGTAAGGTCGGCGCGCAAAGAGTCGCCCAAGCCGAGACCGCCCTCAATCAAGCCCGCCAAGCCGTTCTCGGCGTCGAAGCCAAGGCTCGCGACGCCACCGCGCTTTCAAGCCTCGCCCGCCAAAAAGCCGCGGAAACCGCCGCCGCCGCCGCGACATCGGCCTTGGCCCAGATCCGCGCCCCCTACGATGGGCAGATCGTTCACCGCCTCCTCAACCCGGGCGACTTCGCCGATTCCACCACCCCGATCTTGGAGATCGCCGGATCCTCCGGATCGGTCGACTTCGTCGCCTCCCTCCCCGCCGCCGACGCGGCGAGCGTACGCCCCGGCATGGAGGCAGAAATCGAGCTTGCCAACGGCAAATTCGCCGCCGGGCGAGTGGTGAGCGTTTCGCCCGCCGACCCCCAAACCGGCCTCGCCGGCGCGAGGATCGCCACCTCCGCCCACGCCGTCCCGGGCTCGTTTGGCCAAGCCAGAATCGTCCTGGGTAGAAATCCAAACGCCATCGCCGTTCCTAAAGAGACGCTCCTCGATCGCGACGGCCAAACTGTCGTCTTCCTGGCCAACGGCGACACCGCCAAGATGGCCCCCGTCGTCACCGGCGCCAAAGACGCCGGCTTTATCGAGGTGAAATCTGGCGTCAAGGCCGGCGACACGCTCGTTCGTCTCGGGCAATACGAGCTATCCGACGGAGCGAAGATAAAGGTCGCCGAGCCGGCGAAATCCGAGCCCCAGGAGAAACCTTGA
- a CDS encoding efflux RND transporter permease subunit, whose amino-acid sequence MSLSDWAARSIKPILFTVIVLCLMGIFAYRTFPVSILPDVSFPRVVVIASAGERPVQMVEAAITRPLEEALATVPNVHRIRSRTKRGSTEISIDFNWGADILVAEQLVNAKVNEVRPELPADARTETERMNPTIFPVLGLTLDSKGLSPTELYNLATYSVRPRLARVEGVARVVVQGGLAPEVLVEVDPARLRSARLSIVDVTQALTQSNLVAAVGRVDHQFQQFQVLVDGQAVDTEALSRIVVAQRNGAPIELRQIATVRNTAEDRLTVVSANGHESVLINIIRQPTANSVAMADAVKAEMLQLRSSLPPGVKLGIFYDQSILVNDAIQSVGEAVLIGAVLAVVVLLLFLRDLRATLVTAAIIPMTVLVTFLLMRASGLTLNLMTLGALAVGIGLVIDDAIVVVENVFRHLPSEPDLRSAVRAASGEIAKPMISSTLTTVVVFLPLALLEGVAGAFFAALAITLTLALLVSLVLALTVSPSLCAGFLRTTSNHGQTRLYGRVLNGYEKLLRWGVRHRWLVPVAGVGLLAATFFIAKLLGSGFMPEMDEGAFVLDYLTPPGTSLAESDRLLRKVDQILLNTPEVATFSRRTGTELGFAITEPNRGDYAVMLKPHRSRSIDQVIEEVRGQVESGVPGLEVEFIQVLQDLIGDLAGEPAPIDVKLFGENQQELERLGQDLAERLGNVKGLADLKSGVVEAGPDLSLRVDPAKAGRLGLTAQTVSEQAEAALLGTVATQMLRGDRQVPVRVRYPSAIRLDLDAVSNVPITTPGGATVPLGSLGVLEKRLGSTESAREDQRRVVDVTGRLDNVDLGTAIAGVRKVLADKPLPPGVSVVLGGQYQSQTQSFQNLAEVLALAILLVYAVMLFQFGSFRAPTVILLVMPLGLFGAVLALWATKTPLNVSSFMGAIMLVGIVVKNGILLLDRAQEAERAGMSTVEAVVDAGRQRLRPILMTSLTAILGLFPLALGLGAGAEMQKPLAVTVIGGLTFSTLVTLVLGPLLYATFAGKAKTSR is encoded by the coding sequence TTGAGCCTTAGCGATTGGGCCGCCCGCTCGATCAAGCCGATCCTCTTTACGGTGATCGTGCTCTGCCTCATGGGCATCTTCGCCTATCGGACCTTCCCGGTCTCCATCCTGCCCGACGTCAGCTTCCCGCGGGTCGTCGTCATCGCCTCCGCCGGCGAGCGCCCGGTCCAGATGGTCGAAGCGGCGATCACCCGCCCCCTCGAAGAAGCGCTCGCTACCGTCCCCAACGTCCATCGCATCCGCTCGCGGACGAAGCGTGGCTCCACCGAAATCTCCATCGACTTCAACTGGGGCGCCGACATCCTCGTTGCCGAGCAGCTCGTCAACGCGAAAGTGAACGAGGTCCGCCCGGAGCTCCCGGCCGATGCCCGCACCGAGACGGAACGGATGAACCCGACCATCTTCCCGGTTCTCGGCCTCACCCTCGACTCCAAAGGACTCAGCCCGACCGAGCTCTACAACCTCGCCACTTACTCCGTCCGCCCAAGGCTCGCCCGAGTCGAAGGCGTCGCGCGCGTGGTCGTCCAAGGTGGCCTCGCCCCCGAAGTGCTCGTGGAGGTGGACCCCGCGCGACTGCGCTCCGCTCGCCTTAGCATCGTCGACGTCACACAGGCGCTGACTCAGTCGAACCTGGTGGCCGCGGTTGGCCGGGTCGATCACCAATTCCAGCAGTTCCAAGTCCTTGTCGACGGGCAGGCCGTCGATACGGAAGCCCTGAGCCGGATCGTGGTCGCCCAACGCAACGGCGCTCCGATCGAGCTCCGCCAGATCGCCACCGTCCGAAATACCGCCGAAGATCGGCTCACCGTCGTCTCCGCGAACGGCCACGAATCGGTGCTGATCAACATCATCCGGCAGCCCACCGCCAATAGCGTCGCGATGGCCGATGCGGTCAAGGCCGAGATGCTCCAGCTTCGGTCGTCGCTCCCTCCCGGGGTCAAGCTCGGCATCTTCTACGACCAGTCGATCCTCGTTAACGACGCCATCCAGAGCGTCGGCGAGGCGGTCCTGATCGGCGCCGTCCTCGCCGTGGTCGTGCTCCTCCTCTTCCTTAGAGATCTTCGCGCCACCCTCGTCACCGCTGCCATCATTCCGATGACGGTGTTGGTCACGTTCCTCCTGATGCGCGCATCCGGGCTAACGCTAAACCTCATGACCCTCGGCGCTCTCGCCGTCGGAATCGGCCTTGTCATCGACGACGCCATCGTCGTCGTGGAAAACGTCTTCCGCCATCTCCCTAGCGAGCCAGACCTCCGTTCCGCCGTCCGGGCCGCCTCCGGAGAGATCGCGAAGCCGATGATCTCCTCGACCCTGACCACGGTCGTCGTCTTCCTCCCGCTCGCCCTTCTCGAAGGGGTCGCCGGCGCTTTCTTCGCCGCCCTCGCCATCACCCTTACCCTCGCCCTCCTCGTCAGCCTTGTCCTCGCCCTCACCGTAAGCCCCAGCCTCTGCGCCGGATTCCTTCGTACCACCAGCAACCACGGCCAAACCCGCCTCTACGGCCGCGTTCTGAACGGCTACGAGAAGCTGCTTCGCTGGGGTGTCCGCCACCGCTGGCTCGTGCCCGTCGCCGGAGTCGGCCTGCTCGCGGCGACCTTCTTCATCGCCAAATTGCTCGGCTCGGGATTCATGCCCGAAATGGACGAAGGGGCTTTCGTGCTCGACTACCTGACCCCTCCCGGAACCTCCCTCGCCGAAAGCGACCGCCTTCTCCGCAAGGTGGACCAAATCCTCCTGAACACCCCCGAAGTGGCCACCTTTTCGCGCCGAACCGGCACCGAGCTCGGCTTCGCCATCACCGAGCCGAACCGAGGCGACTACGCCGTCATGCTCAAGCCGCACCGGAGCCGAAGCATCGACCAAGTGATCGAAGAGGTTCGGGGGCAGGTCGAGTCCGGCGTCCCCGGCCTCGAAGTCGAATTCATTCAAGTTCTCCAAGACCTCATCGGCGACCTCGCCGGCGAGCCCGCTCCCATCGACGTCAAGCTGTTCGGCGAAAATCAACAGGAGCTGGAACGGCTCGGCCAGGACCTCGCCGAACGGCTCGGCAACGTAAAAGGGCTCGCCGACCTCAAGAGCGGCGTCGTCGAAGCCGGCCCCGACCTTTCGCTCCGCGTCGACCCCGCCAAGGCCGGCCGTCTCGGCCTCACCGCCCAGACGGTCTCCGAGCAGGCCGAAGCCGCCCTCCTCGGTACCGTCGCGACCCAAATGCTCCGCGGAGACCGGCAGGTTCCGGTCCGGGTGCGATACCCCTCCGCCATTCGCCTCGACCTCGACGCTGTCTCGAACGTGCCGATCACGACCCCCGGCGGAGCCACCGTCCCGCTTGGGTCATTGGGCGTCCTCGAAAAGCGCTTGGGTAGCACCGAATCCGCCCGAGAAGACCAGCGCCGAGTCGTCGACGTGACCGGCCGCCTCGATAACGTCGACCTCGGAACCGCCATCGCCGGCGTTCGCAAGGTCCTTGCCGATAAACCCCTTCCGCCCGGGGTTTCCGTGGTGCTGGGTGGGCAATATCAGAGCCAAACCCAGTCGTTCCAAAACCTCGCCGAGGTCCTCGCCCTCGCGATCCTGCTGGTCTACGCCGTAATGCTGTTCCAGTTCGGCTCGTTCCGCGCGCCCACCGTGATCCTGCTCGTCATGCCGCTCGGCCTCTTTGGCGCCGTCCTCGCCTTGTGGGCCACCAAGACGCCGCTGAATGTCTCCTCCTTCATGGGCGCGATCATGCTCGTCGGAATCGTCGTCAAGAACGGGATCCTACTGCTGGATCGCGCTCAGGAAGCGGAACGAGCCGGGATGTCGACCGTGGAGGCCGTCGTCGACGCGGGCCGCCAACGCCTGAGGCCGATCTTGATGACGAGCCTCACCGCGATCCTCGGCCTCTTTCCCCTCGCCCTCGGCCTCGGGGCCGGAGCGGAGATGCAAAAACCGCTGGCCGTGACCGTCATCGGCGGCCTCACTTTCTCCACTCTGGTCACCCTCGTGCTGGGTCCCCTCCTCTACGCTACGTTCGCGGGTAAGGCGAAGACCAGCCGGTAA
- a CDS encoding PepSY domain-containing protein: MNGKITVLISAALALGLSAMAAAQGAPRKHKHPHLITASAAAKIALAKYPGKLTREPHLEKEDGKMQYEVFIKTGNKVMEVNVLADSGKIGSVENTSAAEEAKEKGKGQKGKAKGAKPKKETHGKGGK, translated from the coding sequence ATGAACGGAAAAATTACGGTTCTGATTTCTGCCGCCCTCGCTTTGGGCCTTTCCGCAATGGCGGCCGCGCAAGGCGCGCCGAGGAAGCATAAGCACCCGCACCTCATCACGGCATCGGCCGCGGCGAAGATCGCCCTCGCCAAGTATCCGGGCAAGCTGACACGCGAGCCTCACTTGGAGAAGGAGGATGGCAAGATGCAGTACGAGGTGTTTATCAAGACCGGCAACAAGGTGATGGAGGTCAACGTCCTCGCCGATTCGGGCAAGATCGGCAGCGTCGAAAACACCTCGGCCGCCGAAGAGGCCAAGGAAAAAGGGAAAGGACAGAAGGGCAAGGCCAAAGGGGCGAAACCCAAGAAGGAGACGCACGGGAAAGGGGGCAAGTAA
- a CDS encoding YncE family protein translates to MTTLALAFVALLTPPAPNYSVIQKIAIGGEGGWDYLTMDSKARRLYISRGTHVMVLDVDRGQLVGDIPDTPGVHGVAVASKAGKGYSSNGRDDTVTVFDLTTLKALKRVKVGNRPDAIFYDPASDRVFTFNAGSTDTTAIDVKTDTVAGSVKLDGKPEFPQVDAHGNLFVNIEDKSEIQKLDTKALKVTGSWPLAPAEEPSGLALDVRRQVLFSTCSNKLLAISDAKAGKLLGTAPIGEGPDAAAFDPGEGLAFSSNGRDGTLTVVGRLPRGGYGVLQTVTTQVSARTMALDPKTHRIYLIAAQFQTNPDSNNRRRQMVPNSATILVVAPGR, encoded by the coding sequence ATGACGACGCTCGCCCTGGCCTTCGTTGCGCTCCTCACCCCTCCGGCTCCCAATTACTCCGTCATCCAAAAGATCGCGATCGGCGGAGAAGGTGGATGGGACTACCTCACGATGGACTCGAAGGCGCGCCGCCTCTACATCTCCCGCGGAACCCACGTGATGGTGCTGGATGTCGACCGTGGCCAACTCGTCGGCGATATTCCCGATACCCCCGGCGTTCACGGGGTCGCCGTTGCCTCAAAAGCCGGGAAGGGCTACTCCAGCAACGGCCGCGACGACACGGTCACCGTCTTCGATTTGACCACTCTCAAGGCGCTTAAGCGAGTAAAAGTGGGCAACCGCCCCGACGCGATTTTCTACGATCCGGCCTCCGACCGCGTCTTCACCTTTAACGCCGGTAGCACCGACACTACCGCCATCGACGTAAAGACCGACACCGTCGCCGGAAGCGTGAAACTCGACGGCAAGCCGGAATTCCCGCAGGTCGACGCCCACGGAAACCTGTTCGTCAACATCGAGGACAAGAGCGAGATTCAGAAGCTCGATACCAAGGCGCTAAAGGTAACCGGCTCGTGGCCGCTCGCCCCCGCTGAGGAACCCTCGGGGTTGGCTCTCGATGTGAGGCGTCAAGTGCTTTTCTCCACCTGCTCGAACAAGCTGCTCGCGATCAGCGACGCGAAAGCCGGCAAACTCTTGGGCACCGCGCCGATCGGCGAAGGCCCCGACGCCGCCGCGTTCGATCCGGGAGAAGGGCTCGCCTTCAGTTCGAACGGACGAGATGGAACCCTTACCGTCGTTGGCAGACTGCCCCGAGGCGGTTACGGCGTTCTGCAAACCGTCACCACTCAGGTAAGCGCTCGAACCATGGCCCTCGACCCGAAGACCCACCGCATCTACCTCATCGCGGCTCAGTTCCAGACCAACCCGGACTCGAACAATCGTCGCCGCCAAATGGTCCCCAACTCGGCCACTATCCTCGTCGTTGCCCCGGGCAGGTAG
- a CDS encoding H-X9-DG-CTERM domain-containing protein: MLVAARYGVLLVIIAAAGCSKPGGDAAAGGTKSLAGDWAATSTDAKSVLRLAEDGSATMIVGNSFATGVLEGRFSQSGDRLTLELASPGEPTPMKSTYRYRWISPTKMALKSDAPGGIEAVYTLAGKAAKTAKLTTGSVPGSVPPKDSMQTTCLSNIKQVAMASVLYSQDYDETLPTATTWATSLYPYAKNATLFSCPTLIKAGKKGGFAMDSRLSGLRTATIQNPRDTVLFFESTTEALGASDPQTSLLRKSRHDGKVNFALADGHAQALAAP, translated from the coding sequence ATGCTTGTTGCAGCTCGATACGGCGTTTTGCTGGTGATCATCGCGGCGGCGGGGTGCTCCAAACCGGGCGGCGATGCGGCCGCCGGGGGAACAAAATCGCTCGCGGGGGACTGGGCGGCCACCTCGACGGATGCCAAGAGCGTGTTGCGTCTAGCCGAAGACGGCTCGGCGACAATGATCGTGGGGAATTCGTTCGCAACCGGCGTTCTCGAAGGGCGATTCTCGCAAAGCGGCGATCGGCTCACTCTGGAGTTGGCCTCGCCGGGTGAGCCGACGCCCATGAAATCGACGTATCGGTACCGCTGGATCTCGCCGACGAAGATGGCGCTCAAGAGCGACGCGCCGGGCGGAATCGAGGCAGTCTACACGCTCGCCGGCAAGGCGGCGAAAACGGCGAAGCTCACCACGGGAAGCGTGCCAGGGTCCGTACCACCGAAGGACTCAATGCAGACCACTTGCCTTTCGAATATCAAGCAGGTCGCGATGGCGTCGGTCCTTTATTCGCAGGACTACGACGAAACTCTTCCGACAGCCACGACGTGGGCGACGTCGCTCTATCCGTATGCGAAGAACGCCACCCTATTCTCCTGTCCGACGCTAATCAAGGCCGGGAAGAAAGGGGGATTCGCAATGGACAGCCGGCTGTCGGGACTCCGAACCGCGACGATTCAGAACCCTCGGGACACGGTGTTGTTCTTCGAGTCGACGACGGAGGCGCTAGGAGCCTCCGATCCGCAAACCAGCCTATTGCGGAAATCGCGGCACGACGGGAAGGTGAATTTCGCGCTCGCGGACGGGCACGCGCAGGCGCTCGCCGCCCCGTAG